Proteins encoded within one genomic window of Rhododendron vialii isolate Sample 1 chromosome 1a, ASM3025357v1:
- the LOC131304153 gene encoding protein SUPPRESSOR OF MAX2 1 — translation MRAGLSTIQQTLTPEASSILSLSITEAGRRNHGQTTPLHVAATLLASPSGFLRQACVRSHPNSSHPLQCRALELCFSVALERLPTTAAAPDPPISNALMAALKRAQAHQRRGCPEQQQQPLLAVKVELEQLVISILDDPSVSRVMREASFSSPAVKATIEQSLSNSNSQVGLIRPGSSLSNCNRNLYLNPKLQQGSGNNSGQLGKEGGEEIKRVIDVLMRNKKRNPVLVGNSEPESVVRELMRRIEKGEGFGEGEFKNVEVIQVGKKVKELGGVIEARMGRSGGGSVIVDLGDLKWLVEGGSGGDTGREAVAEVAEVVARFGGGGGKVSLIGTATCETYLRCQVYFPSMENDWDLQAVPIASKSPIPGMFPRLGANGIFGSSVGSLTPLKNFPTATTPLLRHISENSDPTRKTICCPHCSENYEQELAKLVANEYEKSSSEVKSEAAQPPLPQWLKNAKVLNTDTKSLDLSQTKGQETVFKQKSQDLLKKWSDACLGLHPNFHHNLSCEKTTPIRLPMAGLYNPNLVVRPQCQLKLQQTRNIGEVLQLNNNPVVNRTSEKPCSPPRSPVGTDLVLGRTKISESAPEHRVKDLLGCISFEPQQYQVTKFANEVDADLFKKLLKGLTGKVWWQREAASQVASAVTNSKFGGGNRRGTGSKGDIWLLFVGPDRLGKKKMASVLSEQICGSHPVTICLGSRRDDEESEMNFRGKTAIDRIAEAVRRNPFSVILLEDIDQADTVVRGSIKRAMERGRLVDSHGREINLGNVIFVVTANGSMDNPENLDSSNVLDEKKLASVASGDWQLRLSVKEKGAKRRADWLQNEDRATKPRKEMGSGLSLDLNLAADYEDYKTDGSLNSSDLSVEHEAEQGLENRLFSIASVPYELINSVNDAIIFKNVEIAPIRREIKTAILEKFSVVVDDKTSIELEDEALEKILGGLWLGRTGLEEWIDKVLVPSFRQLKAQLLSDEIVVVRLESDGGSGSRSTGEWLPSKITVKGGGV, via the exons ATGAGAGCAGGACTGAGCACGATCCAGCAAACCCTTACCCCAGAAGCATCGAGCATACTAAGCCTCTCCATAACAGAAGCAGGCCGCCGTAACCACGGCCAGACCACGCCGCTCCACGTGGCAGCAACCCTCCTCGCCTCCCCCTCCGGTTTCCTCCGCCAGGCCTGCGTCCGGTCCCACCCCAACTCCTCCCACCCTCTCCAATGCCGCGCCCTCGAGCTCTGCTTCAGCGTCGCCCTCGAACGCCTccccaccaccgccgccgccccGGACCCGCCCATTTCCAACGCGCTGATGGCGGCGTTGAAGCGCGCCCAGGCGCACCAGCGCCGCGGATGCCCtgaacagcagcagcagccgcTTTTAGCTGTTAAAGTTGAGCTGGAGCAGCTCGTAATATCAATACTAGATGACCCGAGTGTTAGTCGGGTTATGCGCGAGGCTAGCTTTTCTAGTCCTGCAGTTAAGGCCACGATTGAGCAATCGTTGTCGAATTCGAATTCTCAAGTTGGGTTGATTCGCCCCGGGAGTTCTTTATCCAATTGTAATCGGAATCTGTACTTGAATCCGAAGTTGCAACAGGGTAGTGGTAATAATTCGGGGCAATTAGGGAAAGAAGGTGGGGAAGAGATTAAACGGGTTATAGATGTTCTGATGAGGAATAAAAAGAGGAACCCGGTTCTGGTCGGCAATTCGGAGCCGGAATCAGTGGTGAGAGAGTTGATGAGGAGGATTGAGAAAGGGGAAGGATTTGGTGAAGGAGAGTTTAAGAATGTTGAGGTGATTCAAGTGGGTAAAAAGGTTAAGGAATTGGGAGGTGTTATTGAGGCTAGAATGGGGAGATCTGGTGGTGGGAGTGTTATTGTTGATTTGGGTGATTTGAAATGGCTTGTGGAGGGAGGTTCCGGTGGGGATACGGGGAGGGAGGCGGTGGCAGAGGTGGCGGAAGTGGTGGCGaggtttggtggtggtggtgggaaggTTTCGTTGATTGGGACTGCTACTTGTGAGACTTATTTGAGGTGTCAAGTGTATTTTCCTTCAATGGAGAATGATTGGGATCTTCAAGCGGTTCCTATTGCTTCGAAATCGCCGATTCCAGGGATGTTTCCAAG GCTTGGAGCAAATGGAATTTTTGGCAGCTCAGTTGGGTCTCTAACCCCATTGAAAAACTTCCCAACCGCGACAACTCCTCTACTAAGGCATATATCCGAGAACTCGGATCCTACTCGTAAAACAATCTGTTGCCCACATTGTTCAGAGAACTATGAACAAGAACTAGCGAAACTGGTTGCTAATGAATACGAGAAATCCTCATCTGAAGTCAAATCAGAAGCAGCTCAGCCTCCCTTACCCCAGTGGTTGAAGAACGCCAAAGTCCTTAACACCGATACCAAATCACTAGATCTATCACAG ACCAAGGGTCAAGAAACAGTGTTCAAGCAGAAATCTCAAGATTTATTAAAGAAATGGAGTGATGCGTGCCTCGGTCTCCACCCCAATTTTCATCACAACCTCAGCTGTGAAAAAACTACTCCAATAAGACTACCGATGGCAGGTTTGTACAATCCAAACCTGGTTGTTCGCCCGCAATGCCAGCTGAAATTGCAACAAACCAGAAACATTGGGGAAGTTTTGCAATTGAACAATAATCCAGTGGTAAACCGAACTTCAGAGAAACCTTGTAGCCCTCCGAGAAGTCCAGTTGGGACAGACCTTGTTCTTGGGAGGACAAAAATCAGTGAAAGCGCTCCCGAGCATCGTGTCAAGGACTTGTTGGGATGCATCTCGTTTGAACCACAGCAATATCAGGTCACAAAGTTTGCTAATGAAGTTGATGCCGACTTATTCAAGAAGCTACTCAAGGGTCTAACTGGCAAAGTGTGGTGGCAACGGGAAGCTGCTTCTCAGGTTGCTTCGGCTGTGACTAATTCCAAATTCGGTGGTGGAAATAGGAGGGGAACTGGATCAAAGGGCGATATATGGCTACTATTTGTAGGTCCTGATCGTCTTGGCAAGAAGAAGATGGCATCGGTTCTCTCGGAACAAATATGTGGTAGCCACCCAGTAACGATATGCCTCGGATCACGACGTGATGATGAGGAATCAGAAATGAATTTCCGCGGGAAAACAGCTATAGATCGGATTGCAGAGGCGGTTCGAAGGAACCCGTTTTCAGTAATTTTGCTCGAGGACATTGACCAAGCAGACACGGTGGTTCGTGGGAGTATTAAGCGAGCAATGGAGAGAGGCCGTCTTGTTGACTCACACGGCCGCGAAATCAACCTCGGAAATGTCATTTTCGTCGTTACGGCAAACGGGTCAATGGATAACCCTGAAAACTTAGATAGTAGTAATGTGCTTGATGAAAAGAAGCTTGCATCTGTAGCAAGTGGTGATTGGCAGTTAAGATTGTCAGTTAAAGAAAAGGGTGCCAAGCGACGAGCCGATTGGTTACAAAATGAAGATAGGGCTACAAAGCCGAGGAAGGAAATGGGTTCGGGTCTATCGTTAGATCTCAATCTTGCCGCGGATTATGAGGACTATAAAACCGACGGATCACTCAATTCGAGCGATCTCAGCGTTGAACACGAAGCCGAACAAGGTCTTGAGAACAGGCTATTTTCAATAGCCTCAGTGCCTTACGAGCTGATCAATTCGGTTAACGATGCTATAATCTTCAAAAACGTCGAGATTGCCCCCATTCGACGTGAGATTAAAACCGCAATTTTGGAGAAGTTTTCTGTTGTAGTGGACGACAAGACCTCGATAGAATTAGAAGATGAAGCTCTTGAGAAGATCCTCGGAGGGTTGTGGCTCGGGCGAACCGGATTGGAAGAGTGGATTGACAAAGTCTTGGTTCCGAGCTTCCGACAGCTCAAGGCACAGTTACTGTCAGACGAGATCGTGGTCGTTCGGCTCGAATCCGACGGAGGTTCCGGTAGCCGGAGCACAGGAGAGTGGTTGCCAAGTAAAATCACAGTGAAAGGGGGTGGTGTGTGA